In a genomic window of Thermodesulfobacteriota bacterium:
- a CDS encoding helix-turn-helix domain-containing protein, producing the protein MFSEDTQAALRALGARLRQARLARNEPQHRFALRLAVSVPTLRKLEQGDPAVGLGVLAEALAVLGRLEDLSGVLAPPRDLFARWEAEQRPRRQRARTRRAAP; encoded by the coding sequence ATGTTTTCCGAAGACACCCAAGCCGCCCTGCGGGCGCTCGGTGCGCGGCTTCGCCAGGCGCGCTTGGCCCGAAACGAGCCACAGCACCGGTTTGCCCTGCGTCTGGCGGTGAGCGTGCCGACCTTGCGAAAGCTTGAGCAGGGAGACCCCGCGGTCGGCCTGGGTGTGCTCGCCGAGGCGCTCGCCGTGCTCGGCCGGCTCGAGGATCTCTCGGGCGTGCTCGCGCCGCCGAGGGATCTGTTCGCCCGCTGGGAGGCCGAGCAACGCCCCCGGCGTCAGCGGGCGCGTACCCGGAGGGCGGCTCCGTGA
- a CDS encoding AAA family ATPase: MPLYRVDISTLVSKYIGETEKNLDRVFARAAASGPVLLLDEADALLGRRTSVRDSHDRYADQGVGHLLARVDAYDGVVILAANREEGVDPELARRVRWTLSVGGG; this comes from the coding sequence ATGCCCCTGTACCGCGTGGACATCTCCACCCTGGTCTCAAAGTACATCGGGGAGACGGAGAAGAACCTCGACCGGGTCTTCGCCCGGGCGGCGGCGTCAGGTCCCGTGCTCCTTCTTGACGAGGCCGACGCCCTGCTTGGCAGGCGCACAAGCGTCAGGGACAGCCACGACCGCTACGCCGACCAGGGAGTCGGCCACCTCCTGGCGCGGGTGGATGCATACGACGGGGTCGTGATCCTGGCAGCGAACAGGGAAGAGGGTGTCGATCCGGAGCTCGCGCGGCGGGTCAGATGGACGCTCAGCGTTGGGGGAGGCTGA